The window TGTGGCGAGACAGGCGGGCGGCGTGGCTGCTGGGCGGCGCTTTCACGGCCTATGCGCTGGTGGCGGCGACCTATCGCGCGCCCCAGACGGTGGAATACATGCTGCCGGCCTATATCGCCGCGGCGCTGCTGTTGGCGGCGGCCGTGGGCCATCTACCGGCGATTGGCGCGCGACTGGGCGAGGCGGGGAAAGCGGCCGTGGCCCTGGCGGTGGCATTCATTCTGATGAGCGCCTTCGGGCAGGGGTTCGCCAACGTGTCGGCGGCGGGCAGGAACCACGAGGCCACGTCCGCCCGCGACTATGCCCTGACGCTGCTGGACGGCGCGCCGGCCGACAGCGTCATTTTGAGCCATTGGCATTGGGCCACGCCGCTGTGGTATCTGCAAGAGGTGGAGGGCCTGCGCCCCGACGTAGACGTGCGGTTTGTCTTCCCGGAGGGGGAACCGTATGAGGCGACCTGGGAACGGCGCACGCGGGCGGAGTTGGCCGCCGGACGGCCGGTCATCACGACCTGGGTTCCCGTGTCGCCGCTGCCGGAGCTGCCCGTGCCGGAGCCGATTGGCGAGGCATTGCTCTATCCGACCGAAGCGCGGGAAACGCTGCCGGAATCATTCACGCCCACGACGGTCGAGGTTGGCGCTGTCCAGGTCGTAGGCTATCGCCTGGAGCAGCCGCAAACGGGCGTACTGGGGCCGGGCGTGGCGTCGGTGATTACCGTGGCCTGGCGGCCGGCCGGCGAACTTCAGGCAGGCGCGAGCCTCTTCCTGCACGTGGCCGGCGACGGGGTCATCTACGCCCAGGATGACCGCCCGGCCATTGCCGCCGCCGACGGCCTCACCCTGACCCAATTTCGCGCGACACCCCGCCTGTGGTTGCCGACCGGCAGCATGATTGTCTACATCGGCATGGCTGGGGACGGGGTGAATGACCGGGAAGTTCTGACCCAGGTTAGGACTACGTCTTATGCCGCGGCCCCATTGACCCGCAATCGGGTCAGTCGTGTGGTGATGGATTCATTGCTCAATCGGCTGGTCGGCTACGACTGGGATCACACGCTGGCCGAGCGTTCGCGCCTATACCTGCATTGGCGAACCACGGCCGGGGAATATTTCACGCAAACCGTGGATGATGCGGCGATTGATTCGCTAACCCTGGCTCCTTATCGCGGGCCGTGGGGCGTGCCCGTGGCGCGGTGGCAATTCCCACGCGGCCGCGAGAGCGGCCATTACGTGCCGTTTGGCGAAGGCATTGTCTGGACGGGCGAAACGTTCAATGGCGTGACGCTCTCACCGGGTGAAGCGACAGTCATCGATCAGGCGTTCCATAGCGCGCGGCCGATCAATCGCGATTACGTGGTGTCGGTGCGTCTGATCGGTCTGGAGCCGGACGGCGTGCATTGGGCGTGGTGGGATTTGCAGGATTCCGTCCCGGCGATGGGGGCTATCCCGACGCTGAAGTGGATCGCTGGGTCATTCGTCCGCTCGCCCCATCGGGTGACCGCGGCGGCGACGGCCACGCCGGGGC is drawn from Candidatus Promineifilum breve and contains these coding sequences:
- a CDS encoding protein O-mannosyl-transferase family; translation: MRFTSGGALGIFVARVLGEALGLPGAWAAVALSGLLGAVGAWLLARRPLAQTWPALILLAYIVYPEPDMALAGRVAATTVLAVALVKLYPVRPRTVDPLSPQTSRVDWLLAALSTVAFFGLYVATLAPDVLAADSGELQVVAAQLGVAHPPGFPLYVMVAHLFTRLLPFVSPAYAVNLFSAVTSALTVGVVYLSAARLTGRRLPGLVAAVALGTATTFWSQATTANVRSLTGLFAALILYALIRFRGATVDGDKIAADCWLILTALFMGFGLTHHVSLLFLVAVGLLFILIVDRSLMRTPRRWLWPVVAGLAGLAPLLYLPLRAAAEVRGASPDLATWPGFLEHVLATGFRGDLFYYLAPGDLWQRLLIIGNVLTFQFGTLVLIGMGFGLVVLLWRDRRAAWLLGGAFTAYALVAATYRAPQTVEYMLPAYIAAALLLAAAVGHLPAIGARLGEAGKAAVALAVAFILMSAFGQGFANVSAAGRNHEATSARDYALTLLDGAPADSVILSHWHWATPLWYLQEVEGLRPDVDVRFVFPEGEPYEATWERRTRAELAAGRPVITTWVPVSPLPELPVPEPIGEALLYPTEARETLPESFTPTTVEVGAVQVVGYRLEQPQTGVLGPGVASVITVAWRPAGELQAGASLFLHVAGDGVIYAQDDRPAIAAADGLTLTQFRATPRLWLPTGSMIVYIGMAGDGVNDREVLTQVRTTSYAAAPLTRNRVSRVVMDSLLNRLVGYDWDHTLAERSRLYLHWRTTAGEYFTQTVDDAAIDSLTLAPYRGPWGVPVARWQFPRGRESGHYVPFGEGIVWTGETFNGVTLSPGEATVIDQAFHSARPINRDYVVSVRLIGLEPDGVHWAWWDLQDSVPAMGAIPTLKWIAGSFVRSPHRVTAAATATPGQTLTGALTLYDAFTNRPLPILDERMTAENPWVPLCEGVVDQ